A segment of the Bos mutus isolate GX-2022 chromosome 17, NWIPB_WYAK_1.1, whole genome shotgun sequence genome:
GTTTGCAACTTCTTTTTAGAGTACCTGTCTTTATTTCTAACTACAAGTCTAAAATCTGATATCTATAATTATACCAGTCTGAATcaccccaatccttccctcccttgAGCAggctgagaaggaaggaaatagaaaggagcaatggaaagaaagaaagaaggacacATCATCTACCACTTCTCTGCCtaagactgctgctactgctaagtcactttagtcgtgtctgactctgtgcgaccccatagacagcagcccaccaggctcctccatccctgggattcttcaggcaaaaacactggagtaggttgccatttccttctccaaagggtcattacagaagaataaaataattgctGGCCTGAATTATACTATTTAaccaaattttttattaaaaccacaaatatatttctttcaacagtgtttcAGGAACATTAAACCTGCTTTTCAATCAAGGCATGAAATCcaaaagccagaaaaaaataaaacggACAGATTttactatataaaaatttaaaacttcagtaCCGTAAAAGAACCATCAAGAGTTAAAACTGAAATGACAgatggaagagaaaatatttacaacatatGTAACAAAGTTACCTAATTTGTAATTTCATGtaataaccatgaaattaaaagatgcttgctccttggaagaaaagctatgagaaacctagatggcatattaaaaagcagagacattactttgccatctaaggtccacctagtcaaagctatgatttttccagtagttatgtatggatatgagtgttggaccataaaggaagctgagcgctgaagaactgatgctttcgaactgaggtgttggagaagactcttgagaatcctttagactacaagatcaaaccagtcaatcctaaaagaaattagtcctgaatattcaatggaaggactgatgctgaagctccaatactttggccacctgattcaagaactgactccttagaaaagaccctgatgctggcaaagattgaaggtagaaggggatgacagaggatgagatggttggacggcatcactgactcgacggacatgagtttgagcaagctctaggagttggtgatggacagagaagcctggcgtgctgcagtccatggggctgcaaagagtcagacgtgactgagagaacaaactgaactgaactgaacaaagctTACACGTGAACCAAAATGTTATaagtctccctggtggctcaggtggtaaagaatctgcctgcaatgcaggagagacctgggttcaatctccgtgttgggaagattccctggagaagggaatggctacccactccatccctcagtattcttgcctggagaatttcatgggctgaggagactgatgggctacacatcatggggtcacaaagagtaggacacaacagagtgactaacactttcacttttttcataatAGGTTATAAAACATATAATCTAACAAAAAGTAGGCAAGTGAAATAAAAGCTaattcaaggaagaaaataactGTTGTCAACAAGCACACAGGCGTGCAGCCTCACCAGTCCCTGGGGAACACAGATCACAGCCCTGAAGGTTCTCTGCTCTCCTAATAACCAAGATTAATGAGACTGTAATGTCCAGGCTGGAAAAGGTATCAGAAGCAGGGAAAGCATTCTTGCAGGCTCCTGCTGGGCATGTAAAGAGGGGCCCTTTGGAGAGCAGTTTTGCAGCACTTccaaaaattttgtttcattttcccaaATAATACATGAATACAATCTCACCATAAAAATGACAACAGTTATagacaagaaagcaaaaaaaagtcTATTATTTGAATTTGTCCCAATGATTATGTTCTCCTGTTTTCTTAAAAACAGTAACATTAACAATGTTTAACTTCTCTTACTATAGTCTACTTAAAAAACATAATCTATGACAATGACTATGAGTGTGTAAAATGGGTGAAAGTGGTCAAAGGTATGAACTTCCAATTGTAAGATGAATAAGCCTTGGGCATGTAATGAAGAGCATAAAGGCTGAAGTCAACAGTCCTGTGAATTTGAAAGTTGCAAAGAGAGTAAATCTTAtaagttctcatcacacacacacaaaaaattataacAATGTATAAAGATGGATCAGCAATATATATATCAAACCATTACACTGTATACCTAAAACAcaatatgtcaattacatctcaattaaaaaaaataagaaagacaatGTATGACCATGAAGAAAGGATATTTTATGATACCTTCTACCTGAATAGAAACCAAACCTTACCTATGGACATCAATAGTCTCTATCAAACGAACAGTCACCCAGGCCCAAAGAAGAATAACATGATCACATAAAAGCATGATTCCAATGAAAAATCCAGTTCCAAGAATTATGGTTTCCAGAGGATGTGCATATTCAGCTTCCATTCCAAATGGagcctaaaataaataagaattgcTTAATATATtgtgatggttcattttatgCATCAACTTATCTAGGCCATGGTGCCCAGTTGCTTGGTCAAACACCAGTCTAGATTTGGTGTGAAGGTCTATTTTAGATGTGATCAATATTTAATACTTAAATCAGTAAAGAGGATCCTCCATAATGCAGGTGGGCTTCATTCAATCAGCTAAAGGCCTTAGAAGCAAAGACTGAGGCTtcccaaggaaggaaggaatgctCAAGACTACAGTACAGAAAACCTGTGTGCTTTCCAGCCTGTTGCCCATAGAAATTCAGATCCAGGCCTGCAACATCAAGTCTCTCCTGCATTTCCAGTTAGCTGCCCTATAGATTTCAGATTTGCCAGCCCCCACAACTGcatgagccagttccttaaaataaatctgcgTGTACGTATCTCCAATTGATTCTTGGAAGAACCCTAATATACATacgtatttttaatttatttgtgcaTATCATTTTATAATACTATATCCCTTCTATATGTTATGAtaatacagtcatccctcagtattCTAAAGGGATTGGTTCAAGGACCTCCATGGACACCGAACTTTAATGAAAAGGCAGTATTTGGCAGTATTTGCACATAACCTATGCATATCCTCTCATATACATCATCTACAGATTACTTACAAGacctaatacaatataaatgctatgtaatTGTGTAACTGTTGTAAACACAatttaaatgttatgtaaatagttgcccaTTCAAGGCAAGTTCAAGTTTTGCCTTTAggaactttctgaaattttttccccaaatattttcaatGAGGGTTTCCAGAGGATGTGCATATTTAGTTGGTTGAATTCATGGATTCAGAACCCATAGATactaagggtcaactgtatatctAGTCATACCTATATAAACATTAACAGTAATTCTCAATAAAGATATCTCTCTGTTTTTACCAAACATTAAAAGGGCTAGGGATGTCCTTAATATGATCTATTTTAATGGTTTGAGATAAAGGCATTAAAACAACTGGCTTGAATTCTACATTTGGTTTATGCACCTGAATTTGTTCTGTCAAGATAGGGATATTTGATTTATCATATCAGGTAATCAGGATCAATGCAGAACATACCAGCGTAACAAATCTGACAAAGCTAACAACAAAgcagttctgaaaaaaaaaaaaaacaaaccaaaaccctGTTTTGTGGGAAGAAGTTAGCAATGAGGTGGAAAAGCATTAAAACTAAGTTGAAAATTGTTTTAGAAATTTAATAATTCAAGGTTTGTTGTTTTGGGGTCCCACTTAAATAATCATAACAGCATTAGAGCCTCCATCAAACTGCCAGGTACCCAGCTGTGTGAGTACAGTGCTCTGaaccaaaatacaaaaatgaatatttttctttcaggcCTCAATTTACCACAAAATCAGGATActagaaaaaaatctgtagaaCTAGCTTTGTGTTcatgtttatgtgtgtatgtattctaAACAATCatgcaaaggaaaatgaaataaagacatcactgacaattttttttaagttcagattctttaaaaaaaataacatttttgcctcaaagagtaaaaaatatattaaatataattcgaACATACCTGAAACTCATGATGAACTTtatgaatgtatttatatattcttttgtgatGTAAAAGCCTATGCAAGAAATAGTGCCAAGTATCCTCGATCACTGCACAGCCAAAACATCTTGCCAAAAGCATGTACCTTTAAGATGAAAATACTGTAATGAGGATAAAATAACTTACTAAAACAATCTAGACTTTTACCTAGGATCACTGCTGGACACTGCATAAAATCAAATACTATCTTGACTTAACTGGTTATATTGATCAACAAATTCTCAAAACAATACATATAGATACAAGCTAGATATATGATACCACCTGAAGAAGGGTTAAAGAGGCTGACCACCATACCAATTCTaattctattattaaaaaaaaaaagttataaaatcagagctaagaaagaaaactcaaaatttCTAGGCAAAGAGTAACACTGATAAAGGACTTACTACTCATAATAGTAAAATCACTTTCTTCTGCCAAAGAGAAGCATGTAAGTGCAATGggcaaaagtattttatttatataggaACAAATACACAAATTCTCTTATATGTTGCATATAGAGTAATAGGAAAAGCACATATCTATATATTGTACATCTGTATTCTGTATTCAGGTTTCATCAGAACAGAAAGCTAgaatacaaaaattatttgaacATAAATATGTTCagataatatacatacatatatatatgtgtgtgtgtgtgtgtgtgtgtctatatggacacaatttttataaactttaccctcactcatttttttcattcattttagacttaaaatgtattttttcttgctATAAGCCCCTGTATCCTGTACATAATCATATAAAGGATGCCATGGAAACTTCTGATGTAAGAAACTCACCCTccaataaagatattaaaatatagaaacacATAAAAATGGGAACATTTCAAGTTTCTactatagttttctatattttatttacttcaaaGTTAAGAGCAAACATTAACCAAATGAAGAAAGAAGGTAATACTAAGgatattttaattggatgataaacCATAACTGAGTATAAAAATCAAATCTTTATCTACATACCATCTTGGCATTGTTTCCCAATCATAGGGAATACTGAAATACTCTGTAAAATAATAAGTTCCACAAATCAACGGAAGCTGGATACAAAAGTGATTAAAGAGAAGCACTTTAAAACATTTCCATTGGTTTTCCCATGTTTCTGGTTTATCCTATGGAgaggagaaaaaattaaaacgtTTAGTATTAGCCTCTGCTATCAGAAGTTTCACCTGAAAACTAAAAGTAAATTCTTAGATTTTTCTCTAAAGTCTATATGGGACCTGGAATTTATGTTATTTAATTAATCTTATGTTATGTAGATTCTGTATTATAATTGCTAAGTTACAGTAACTAAGGCCCAGGAACTATAACACTCACTCCCAATATTCTAAATTCTTGACAACTATTATCACTACTATAAACACATGAAGAAATTGTCAAAACTCAGGCCCAGGCATAATGGTCCGAATGATCTTTAAGCAACACTACAGAATAAgtaagtcttgtttttgctgcccaCGGATCATTTACTTTTATCAGGAATTCCAGAGATGAAGACGTGTGTCATGCTACAATCACAGCTGAGTTCTCCCAAATGCTGAGGGAGCTATACACACAGCATTGAAAGCCTTACTACACAGGCAGGCAACACCATTCAGTGGTTTTCATTCCCAGAAATAAGTGCATTTTTCTTCATACACATTGACAGAATTAGAAACTCTCTGAGCTGAAAGAACTCCAGAAACAAATGTGTCCGGTGGTTCTCAAAGAATGGGAACAGATGAAGTTCACAGATTAAAGTCAAATGAGGAAGTGATCAATGTAGAGAAATGTTCACAAAACCCCATCAGGATTATCAACTTGCTCAGCAAGCcataaagaaaagtgaatatGTATTCAATTCAAAGGGCTGTACTTAGTTAAGAAGTGCTTTTGGCTTTACAAAAAgatagtaaataataaatagtCATTGCTCTTTTAAATGTCCTTACTCCTAAATTCAGAAATCTGCAATGGAAACCACTGACCTCAGCAGAGGCCCAGAGGTCAACCATCTTGCCCAGATCACACAGGCAGTTATTAGCAGAACTTGTGACTAACTAAAATCTAGGGTTCCAGTATTGTTCCTGAAATTCTTTAGAAGAGCTTCCTTCCCTGACAAAAAAGGAAGAGTTCAACTGGTAATCAGAGTTGATTCTAACCTCAGGGTCTCTGTGAAGCTCATATCTCAGTCTCAACAATAAAATGAAGGAATTAGGCAAGATTACTTTATAATTGTCTATTTCTGCTCTGAGCATGATCTGACCTTTCTCCTCTGAACTTCCAGTCTGTGACTGGggacaaaataaatgaaagattctGGCTTGGGTGGGAAAAGCCACTCTTTTCCCCAAAGAACTATGTTTAAGTAACTGGTGATACCTTGGCTAGAATCTAACACTGATGTCAGTTATAACTACAAAGGAATCACATGGTTTACTATTTACGAGGGTCATAGATTTCAGAAAGaatgtttttaatgtataaatcCTTGAGGAAAGTTCCTAGAGAATTATTAAGATGTAtgacataaataaaaaaaaaatcctgcaaggTCCATTTCTTTACTTTCACAGAAGTGAATATCACCCTTCCCCCTAGCAAGCATGTACATTAACTGTCTATTCTATTTCAAAGCAGAATTTTTGGTGTTGTTCCACCAGTGTCAGTGTTTCAGGGTATCTGCCTTCAAAATGCATAACTCTGTAATTAACTTATACTGACTTATTGGCTTGTTTTTAAATCCCTTTATATTGTGAAAACTTGTATTGATTAATCTtcagttaattttattattaaaaaatctcAAAGCAGGGACTTTAATGGTTGCAAAACTCAAGAAACATATGCTAAGCACAGACTTGAAGGCTTTCGATCTGTTTATAAGTAACTAGTTGTAAACTAGATTATTGCTTGTCCTTTCTTTTGTCACATTTTTCTCTGGAGTCTTCATAAAATCTTAACTGAAACAGGCCTTTCTCTCTGAAAAAGTTACCACCTCTGACCAGTGAGTCAACTGTAGAGGGCAGAAGGCAGAGAGGGATAGTTTGGCCTGGACAGTCAGTCATACAACCAACCAATCAGCCCCATAAATAATGCAGTGGGTGACCCACTGCACTCCAAATTCCAAACATGCATGAGAATTCCAAACATGCATGAGAACTTAAGACACTCAAACACAATTCTGCCTTTCAAAGCAGgcctttttataaaaatcattttggaaATGTTGTGTCCTTTATATACAGTAACAGGATACTCTTCTTTAGGCCACAGCCCTTTTAATTCCTCCCTTTACTCTTTGTTCTTCCCTCCTTTGACCTGAGTCTATAAGCAGCTGGCCCCATGCAGTATCCCCAGAAAGGATCAATGTTAATAGTTGCTTAAAGTTGAGACTCACCAGGAGAGGCTACGAAGTGAAGAGACTGATTACAGAGGATGTGTGTATTGACTGCCATCAGACATGAACTCAATGAGTGCAACCAGTCTGCTTTAGATGAACATTCCCAAAATGCCTACTTTACATCAGGACTGTGTGCCTGAGTCTGAGTTTGGCATCACTTTTTGAAAAAAGTTAATAGTAAGCATTAGAAACTATTATAGGTTTACCAAGTGTtgataaattctttctttctttctctaacaATATGGTACAGACTCCTTCCTGAGAACTGTGTCAAACTCTTTAGTTAAAAGAGTTCATTATTTTCCCTATGTTTAAACCTGAGAAGATGTACCATGTATGCAAGCTCTCAAGAAACACTTAGTGTACTGAAGCAAATACTGAGAAGTTAGGAACATCATCATTTTGGGGAAGATGACATGAATGCTGCAGAAATACCATGCTATatttggaataaaaacaaaatcttaacaGTCTTGATCAAAGTCTTAACATATTAACAACATTGAAGAGTTGAGACATCAAGAATCGTAGTGAACTGCAAAATAATACTCACGAATCCCCATAAGATTCCCTTCTAGCTTATTCAAAAATTACAATTTACATATGATAGAACTTCTCCATAAAGTGAGTATAAAGGGAGcatagctcaacataataaaggccacagaTGATAAGTCCACAGCTAACATAGgtcaatggtgaaaacctgaaaacatttcctctaagatcaggaacaagataaggatgcccacttttattcaacatagtactggaagtcttAGACACAACAATAggacaaggaaaagaaacaaaaggaatccaaattggaaaggaagaagtaaaactgtcactgtttgcagatgacatgaaaaaTCCTAAAAACACCACCAGAAAACTATCAGAGtttatcaatgaatttggtaaagctgttgtatataaaattaatatatagagcTCTATCAATAGatttttatacactaacaatgaaattaaggaaacaatcccatttaccatctcaGCAAAAAGAATACCATACCTAgtaataaacctacctaaagagatgAATgatctgtactcagaaaactctTAAGACACGGATGAAAGAAACACAAAGGGATaacacaaatggaaagatacatcatgttcttagattggaagaaCTGTTATATTGAattgaattattattaaaatgaccaCACTACCCAAGATAATCTGTATagtcaatacaatccctatcaaaacaacattggctttttttttagAACTGGGACAAATAATTTTAGTATTTGTATGGGAACaccataaaactcatagaagacaACACATCACAACAATACCTTTttagatctgtctcctaaagcaaaggaaacaaaagcaaaaatgaacaaatgggacctaattaaactttaaagcatgtcttcacagcaaaggaaactccTGACAACACAGGCAACTATtgaatgggacaaaatatttgcaagttaTTTAATTTGCAAGACTGATTAGGGATTAAtatctaaaacataaaaatagctCATATAATTCGATATAAAATTAGCAtaagacttgaacagacattttcccaaagacatacagatggccaatacacacatgaaaaaatactcaacatcacaaatcattaaggaaatgcaaataaaaatcccaatgagatatcacctcacacctgtcagaatggctattatcaaaagacTACAAatacaaatgttggtgaggatgtgaaaaaAAGGGAACCTTGGTATACAGCTGGCatgaatgtaaactggtgcagatACTGTGGACAGTATGCAGGTtcctcaaaagactaaaaatagaattatcttatgacccagtaattccactcctgggtatatttctgaaaaaaacaaaaaaaactaattaggaaagatacatgcacaccatACATTCATACCAGCATGCTTTACAAtggtcaagatatggaagcaatctaagtgtccaccaacagatgaatggtggAAGAAGATGggttatatatacacaatagactcctcagccattaaaaagaatgaaattttgccatttgcaacaatgtggatagACCTGGAaggtattatactaagtgaaataagtcagagaaagacaaatatgtatgttatcacttagatgtaagaaaaaaacccaaacgaaTGAATAAAACAAGACATAGattcagatatagagaacaaactagaggtTACAACcagcagggagagagaagagggaaggagtgAGATAGAGGTaggagattaagaagtacaaactactacatataaaatagttaaGTAACAAGGCTATTACTTCCTTGTTACTTCcctgttatttgttattttccttgttagcttccctggtggctcagatggtaaaggatccacctgcaatatgggagatctttgggttgggaggatcccctggaagagggcatggcaacccattccagtattcttgcctggagaatactcatggacagaggagcctcaaaggctacagtccatggggttgcaaagagttggacacaactgaatgattaaGCACAGCAAAAAAGGATagcatagggaatatagccagtatttcaTAATAATGTTAAGTGGAGCATAATGTACAAAAATTCTGAATTGcaatgctgtacatctgaaactaatttattgtatatcaactataactcaataaaaatttcttttaattaaaacttaTAAACTCAAATTAGATAAACATCACATCTATTGAAGGCACAATTCAACCAATTCTTTCTGAAACCTTATCAGCAATGACCTAGGGTTGTGCTGTGTATATGGTAGCAACTAGAAATGTGGTGAACATTTTAAATACACCTAGTCTTAACTGAGATGAGCTGAAATGAGTGTAAAATATACACTAAATTTTGAACGCTTATTGTAAGAATAAGAACACAATATATCccattaaatactttttaattttgattacttactgaaatataattgagaTTTACTGGATTAAACTAAATACATTGTGAACATGATTCCCCCccttttgttactttttaatatattctagtAGGGTTATGTATGTGACTTCATTACATGTCTATTGGACAGCCCTGAGGTACAGTCTATTTTCAGTTACaaattatatttactttaaaaatattcaacaagACTAATGATAATATTCCAATGTAAGTCCATTATACTCACCTtttgaattttatactttttcatgTAAGGTATAAATTGAAACAAAAATCCAGGTAAACAGAACAAGAAATAAAGGACCTCATGAACTATGAGAGATCCCCACGTTGCAATCTGGAACTTTGTATAATTATTCAACATATAGTTCcaagcatttttaaatggttcCTGCAGAGGATTGTCAGGCAAAAGTGAATCTACATATTCCACAGCCAAGGATGCTGAACTAAAGACGCTGATACTTTCATTTGTTGCCATTTTTCAAATCTTTGCAGACAGCCTTATTAttctgtaaatataaataaataagtaaataagcaagCTAAACAACAAAAGTATAagataacagtttttaaaatgcttctgattaatttttaaattgctaaagGAGTGCCAATCTCTCAGGTCATCCTAACCCCATGATTAAAAACACCAGTCTACAGGATGTCATCACCGCCTCCATTTGTAGATAGGATTTAAAAGCCACATGTTAACGTTCAACAGCAGCATCTAAAGAATAGTGGATAAGAAACTTCAAGCCATCTTTAAGGAGATTTATCAGTGTGGTCTCCCAGGAAACACTTGTAATTTCAAAGAGCAATAGCTGGGTTGAAAAGTATCACTTAAGAACTTCTTTAGAAAAAGTCTGCCAAATATGACTacataaatactaaatatttataaCTGGGAATACAAAGACAACCATAAATAAAGTCAAAGATcaaacaacaaactggaaaaaatatttccaagaatTATGACAGAGGCTACAATGAGTGCTTTAGAAAAAGCCTAAAAACCCAATAGAAAATGACAGACTACTCACAGAAAGTTCacagaaaaatacatacaaatactaAGCAAATAAACAGCTCGGTTCGACTCAAATAGGAAATGCAtcctaaaacaaaaatttagtttCACACTGCGCCTTAGCAGTAACAGTTTGGGGAAACCAGCACCACTGTACATTGTTGATGGGAGGATTAGTttattctttaaggaaaaaaaccacAGTATTTATTACAATTCAAAATGAATACACCTTTTGATCCAGCAGTTTTCTCACTTAAGTACACAAAGATGAGCACACTAAGACTGAAGGAAGCATTGCTCACAAtagcaaaaacaaaggaaaatacagcAAGATGTTAGGGCCATCAAcaagaaatgaattaaataaattctATCAGGTCCTTCCCAAGACACTGCCACCTAGGAGGAAGATCTACATATTCTACATGGAAAGACATCTAAGTGAAATAGCAAGTTGCAGAATGTATAGGAAGAGCCTCACCTATGTTTTTGTGAAAAGGTTATGTCTTTATCTATGCactttacacatatatacataggagaaacacacaaacagaaaatgtACAGAAAATGCATATGCATACATGGTAGGGAGGGGTTATGAAGAGGAGAAAACAatttactttccattttatacctcttataattttaattttttc
Coding sequences within it:
- the MSMO1 gene encoding methylsterol monooxygenase 1, coding for MATNESISVFSSASLAVEYVDSLLPDNPLQEPFKNAWNYMLNNYTKFQIATWGSLIVHEVLYFLFCLPGFLFQFIPYMKKYKIQKDKPETWENQWKCFKVLLFNHFCIQLPLICGTYYFTEYFSIPYDWETMPRWYMLLARCFGCAVIEDTWHYFLHRLLHHKRIYKYIHKVHHEFQAPFGMEAEYAHPLETIILGTGFFIGIMLLCDHVILLWAWVTVRLIETIDVHSGYDIPLNPLNLIPFYAGSRHHDFHHMNFIGNYASTFTWWDRIFGTDSQFNAYNEKMKKVEKKTE